In the genome of Arachis hypogaea cultivar Tifrunner chromosome 9, arahy.Tifrunner.gnm2.J5K5, whole genome shotgun sequence, the window CTACTGTGAAAGCTAAGAAGGGAAACTTAAAAGATGAAGGAAATGATGTTACGAGTTCCAACAGAAGCGAAGATTCCGAACATAGATATAGATCCGACACAGATTCATTAGATAATGATTCTGCCATTGATTTGCATGAGAAGAACAAAGAAGGTTCATATGTTAGATGTTCTTCATTGGGTTATGGGACATTAGACTCCGTAAATTTTGTAGGAGGATCACCTTGTCTAAGTTCATTTTTCAGTAGTGAAGATGATTTTGGAGTAGCACATGTTGAGAATTACAATACACTTGATCAGATAGAGTGTCATGGTTCGAGGAATAGAATCATTTCTTGGAGGAAAAAGaaactgaaatttaaatatttgaaggTGAAAAAAGGGGAGCTACTTCTGAAAAGGGATAATGGAGAAGTGGGCGGAGATGATATTGATTATGATCGCCGCCAACTTAGCTCTTCTGATGGGTATCCTGTCAAGGTATGTGTCATGTGCATAGTTTTACAAATTCTGTTTCAAAAACCATTTATTCCATGATTACTTGTGTTTCAAGCAACCTTTGAAAATCAACTTTTAGTGTGTATGTTTCCTGTAGTGGCATAAAATAGAAGAAACTATCGCCCCAAGGCAATCATTTGTTCCTGAATTCGAGGGTAACAATTTTATGGTTGGAGGTTGGGAGTGCAAGGAATTCATCAGCCGAGACAAACGAACAAAGCTCCATACACAAGTCTTCTTTGCTTCATTTGATCAAAGGAGCAAACACTCTGGTGGGGAAGGCGCATGCGCGGTCCTGGTTGCTGTGATTGCTGATTGGCTAAAAGCAAACCGAGTCGAAATCCCCATTAAGTGTCAATTTGATGGCCTTATTAAAGATGGATCATTAGAATGGAGAATTCTCTGTGAGAAAAAGGAACACATGAAAAAATTTCCTGACAAACACTTGGACCTTGACACTGTTCTGCAGGCCAAAATCAGTTCAATTTTCGTGCTGCCAGAAAAATCCTTTGTTGGATTCTTCATTCCAGAAGAGGGAACAACTAAGAGTGGAGGCTTTGAATTCCTTCAAGGTGCTATGTCCTTTGATAGAATATGGGAAGAAATAAGCATTTCTGCATCAAAATTGAACATAAATGATGACCCTTTGGTCTACATTGTAGGTTGGAATGATCATTTCTTTGTACTAAAGGTTGAGCAAGATGCTTATTACATCATTGATACTTTAGGGGAGAGATTATATGAGGGATGCAAACAAGCATACATATTGAAATTTGATGCTTCCTCAACAATTGAGAAATTAATGGCCAAAGAAAATCAAGAGTTGAATGAGATTATATGCAGAGGCATGGAATCATGCAAAGAATATATCAAAAGATTTTTGGCTGCCATAACTGTAAGGGGAGTGCAGCTTGAGGTCAAGAAAGGCTTGAAACCTTCAAAGCCTCTTCACCATAGGTTACAGAT includes:
- the LOC112711448 gene encoding uncharacterized protein → MGVVKMNMRWPPWPQHLWPKKFEAIVIVQRLEGTSSLVKRLKKKAHEELGSLVVEIKWKGQKKGSVSLRSLGASMKRSFTSVVALIGGEGEGEGEGVVQWNQEFRNVCTFNGYKDHDMFHPWEVMFTVSNVYNKGPKTMASVIGVASVDLAKDMPAAVDKKTEILIPLNVPGTTSTNLSLCVSLRLLKLETLKEYLDAEHRSMEHVPSLPSSPESPSTSRNEPSTLKVGLRRVKIFAEYVSTVKAKKGNLKDEGNDVTSSNRSEDSEHRYRSDTDSLDNDSAIDLHEKNKEGSYVRCSSLGYGTLDSVNFVGGSPCLSSFFSSEDDFGVAHVENYNTLDQIECHGSRNRIISWRKKKLKFKYLKVKKGELLLKRDNGEVGGDDIDYDRRQLSSSDGYPVKWHKIEETIAPRQSFVPEFEGNNFMVGGWECKEFISRDKRTKLHTQVFFASFDQRSKHSGGEGACAVLVAVIADWLKANRVEIPIKCQFDGLIKDGSLEWRILCEKKEHMKKFPDKHLDLDTVLQAKISSIFVLPEKSFVGFFIPEEGTTKSGGFEFLQGAMSFDRIWEEISISASKLNINDDPLVYIVGWNDHFFVLKVEQDAYYIIDTLGERLYEGCKQAYILKFDASSTIEKLMAKENQELNEIICRGMESCKEYIKRFLAAITVRGVQLEVKKGLKPSKPLHHRLQIEFYYTQLKQQ